Proteins encoded within one genomic window of Calonectris borealis chromosome 1, bCalBor7.hap1.2, whole genome shotgun sequence:
- the LRRC32 gene encoding transforming growth factor beta activator LRRC32 — MRETLETRTMKLYVIFFLAVVNKGTSNYQPTEGMSCEMANSQAFCHNKDLHQIPRELHPNVNKIDLSGNLIQSIPEMPLSFYTSLQCLDLSSNQISFITPGVFAHMTSLLEINLANNNLYELAQNGTEGIGLLPKVEILDLSHNSLYNGMAEYFIKQAPALRYLSLADNSIIMISHKMFQGSPNLVEIDLQSNIIMEIEEGAFETLVNLSKLNLSMNSITCISDFNLRQLEILDLSRNSIETFHTTKSDDEYSLRCLDLSENKLLHFPVFPQVNKLVTLNLSKNLIQLTAESPHNKMDYMENEWLDASFHLHDQKQSRNKSSLYLSQLVYLDLSYNEIKSIPDEFFESMLSLHTLNLSKNCLQAFAVTYDSALISLTVLDLSYNALQNLLLDAGTLSNLKELYIQNNHLQTLQFDIFSSLPSLRLLNLQSNNISLCSMYSGLAKQRLAGEENGCVSFVDSPTLQYLYLADNMLNILPAYTFYKTSLIVLDLSMNPGLKIEIKALSGLEKSLEYLYLHGNSLIDLNIDLPCFSHLKHLNLSENQLNWLPKWGSDSPLEVLDLRNNRFSTLQNSNILALENSLKNLYLTGNPLNCCGNIWLSSMIQNKNVQIPNVEHLTCQYTQNFGYQEEMHIENIRPEDCEKEDLKKINFLIILTFVLVLSVIIIGVGSFFCFRRQNFSHQFKA; from the exons ATGCGAGAAACCCTTGAAACAAG AACCATGAAACTGTACGTCATCTTCTTCCTGGCAGTGGTGAACAAAGGGACCTCTAACTATCAGCCCACAGAGGGGATGTCCTGTGAAATG GCAAACTCGCAGGCATTTTGCCATAACAAAGACCTCCACCAAATCCCTCGTGAGCTCCATCCGAACGTAAACAAAATAGATCTTTCCGGAAATCTGATTCAAAGCATCCCTGAAATGCCGTTATCATTTTACACTTCCCTCCAGTGCCTGGATTTAAGCTCTAACCAGATAAGCTTCATCACACCTGGAGTCTTTGCACACATGACGAGTTTGCTGGAAATAAATTTAGCCAACAATAACTTATATGAGCTTGCTCAGAATGGGACAGAGGGGATTGGACTTTTACCCAAGGTGGAAATACTGGACTTGTCCCACAACAGTCTGTACAATGGGATGGCTGAGTATTTCATTAAACAAGCTCCAGCACTGCGCTATCTTTCCTTGGCAGATAACAGTATTATAATGATATCACACAAGATGTTTCAGGGATCTCCCAATCTTGTGGAGATAGATCTTCAGAGTAATATCATCATGGAAATAGAAGAAGGTGCTTTTGAGACTCTAGTGAACCTTTCCAAACTCAATCTCTCCATGAATTCAATTACTTGCATTTCTGATTTCAACCTCAGGCAGCTGGAGATACTTGACCTTAGCAGGAATAGCATTGAGACCTTCCACACCACAAAGTCAGATGATGAATATAGCTTAAGATGTTTGGATCTGAGTGAAAACAAACTGCTTCACTTCCCAGTCTTCCCCCAGGTAAATAAACTGGTAACTCTGAATTTATCAAAGAACTTAATCCAGCTCACTGCTGAATCCCCTCATAATAAAATGGACTATATGGAAAATGAATGGCTAGATGCTTCTTTTCATCTTCATGATCAGAAGCAAAGTAGAAACAAAAGTTCTCTTTATTTATCCCAGCTTGTATATTTAGACTTAAGTTATAATGAAATCAAATCCATTCCGGATGAGTTCTTTGAATCAATGTTGTCCCTTCACACCCTTAATCTCAGTAAAAACTGTCTTCAGGCATTTGCAGTAACTTATGACAGTGCATTGATCTCCCTAACTGTCCTCGATTTGAGCTACAATGCTTTGCAGAACCTTCTCCTAGATGCTGGCACGTTGTCAAATTTGAAGGAGCTCTATATTCAAAACAACCATCTTCAGACCCTGCAATTTGATATCTTCTCAAGTCTTCCTAGCCTCAGACTGCTTAATCTACAGAGCAATAATATCAGCCTTTGCAGCATGTACTCAGGATTAGCTAAGCAAAGACTTGCTGGAGAGGAAAATGGTTGTGTATCATTTGTTGATTCTCCGACTCTTCAGTACTTGTACCTAGCCGACAACATGCTCAACATCCTACCAGCGTACACTTTCTACAAGACTTCTCTGATTGTCTTGGATCTCTCCATGAACCCCGGactgaaaatagaaattaaagcaTTATCAGGACTGGAAAAGTCTCTGGAATATTTGTATTTACATGGCAATAGCCTGATAGATTTAAATATCGACTTGCCCTGTTTTAGTCACCTTAAACATTTAAACCTCTCTGAAAATCAGCTGAACTGGCTGCCTAAGTGGGGTAGTGACTCTCCACTGGAAGTTCTGGACCTACGGAACAATAGGTTTAGTACATTACAGAATAGCAATATTTTAGCATTAGAAAATTCCCTTAAAAACTTGTATCTCACTGGGAACCCGCTCAACTGCTGTGGAAACATCTGGCTCTCATCAATGATCCAGAACAAAAATGTCCAGATCCCCAATGTGGAGCACTTAACGTGCCAGTACACTCAGAACTTTGGGTACCAGGAAGAAATGCACATTGAGAACATTAGACCAGAAGACTGTGAAAAAGAGGATCTAAAGAAAATCAACTTCCTTATTATATTAACATTTGTGTTGGTTTTATCCGTGATCATCATTGGCGTGGGTTCATTTTTTTGCTTCCGCAGGCAAAACTTCAGCCATCAATTTAAAGCATAG